The Nitrospirota bacterium genome includes a window with the following:
- a CDS encoding histidine kinase dimerization/phospho-acceptor domain-containing protein — protein sequence PDVKETLKKYTVYPLKTVEELEDLYSNTPLNLLIIDTVSHRLSSLEELLNRLDDDMVVLITPEKLDKFTIDNFPPSVYECIDVESIKDELPVIVERALERQRFKNELRLLKQTREVPKFLQAASTSLKWDLEQYPGGRYLQKKVLVNFAKMLTASFDMRKLFNHFMDSVAEIVRVSKMSIMLRDKEGFHIKTHWGLDPYIADNLRLKKDSALIAWLSKTGRIMHKPVNPADTASINIKAEMELLQCTYSFPMIHKGKLIGIFNIDNKITEEPFYKEELEIIYLLCNYLAAAVKDIDLYHQIWYQKEFAKNIISSINSGMIAIDRDEKITVFNQQASEILDLDSSEMFGNDLRILPSPLGDILYETMMTGTAYKRYEVEIRPKGVSIGINSYRLLDEQQNPTGAGIVFSDLSDSKKLEEHRRRTEKLQAVNDLMAKIAHEVRNPLTAIQTYIQLMHEKCSDDEMRSFFISSVSQSIYTLDNLIDKLVTFSDTLDYNFNREDVNLIIDEAADHVSKNIPETHKFSRLGIDSESFFINADKKLLIKAIYYLILHIVDRTPQGTLITMSAKTIIKDPPCVEISIKYDGDEFTDEEKQSLLKPLLDIDNLGTELNVPISHKIIEKHNGSLDIKSDGGSNTFIIKLPLIDRRSPAISIDKGH from the coding sequence CCTGATGTAAAAGAGACACTTAAGAAATATACCGTGTATCCCCTGAAAACAGTAGAGGAACTTGAGGATTTATATAGCAATACCCCCCTTAATCTTCTCATTATTGATACCGTCTCTCACAGGCTGTCTTCTCTGGAAGAGCTTTTGAACAGGCTTGATGACGACATGGTGGTGCTTATCACACCTGAAAAACTCGACAAGTTTACAATAGATAATTTCCCACCAAGTGTTTATGAGTGTATTGATGTTGAATCCATAAAAGATGAGCTTCCTGTCATAGTTGAACGTGCACTTGAAAGACAGAGGTTTAAAAATGAATTAAGACTGCTGAAACAAACAAGAGAAGTTCCTAAATTTCTGCAGGCAGCGTCAACCTCTCTCAAGTGGGATTTAGAACAGTATCCAGGTGGAAGATATCTTCAGAAGAAGGTCCTTGTTAATTTTGCCAAGATGCTGACTGCAAGTTTTGATATGCGAAAGCTCTTTAATCATTTTATGGATTCGGTAGCGGAGATTGTTCGTGTAAGTAAAATGTCTATTATGCTCAGGGATAAAGAAGGATTTCATATTAAGACACACTGGGGACTTGATCCATATATAGCTGATAATCTCAGGCTTAAAAAGGATAGTGCACTTATAGCCTGGCTTTCAAAGACAGGAAGGATAATGCACAAACCAGTTAATCCTGCTGATACAGCTTCGATAAACATTAAGGCAGAAATGGAGCTTCTACAGTGCACATATTCCTTTCCCATGATACATAAGGGAAAACTGATAGGTATCTTCAACATAGATAATAAGATTACCGAAGAGCCTTTTTATAAAGAGGAACTGGAGATAATTTATTTGCTGTGCAATTATCTTGCAGCGGCTGTAAAGGATATAGACCTTTACCACCAGATATGGTATCAGAAAGAGTTTGCAAAAAATATTATTTCGAGTATAAACAGTGGAATGATTGCAATTGATAGAGATGAAAAAATTACTGTTTTTAATCAACAGGCATCTGAGATTTTGGATCTGGATTCTTCAGAGATGTTCGGTAATGACTTAAGAATACTTCCCTCTCCACTTGGTGATATATTATATGAAACCATGATGACTGGTACCGCATATAAAAGATATGAGGTTGAAATACGTCCTAAGGGAGTGTCTATTGGAATAAACAGCTACAGGCTTCTCGATGAGCAACAGAATCCTACCGGTGCTGGAATCGTGTTTTCTGACCTTTCTGATTCTAAAAAATTAGAAGAGCATCGCAGGAGGACAGAAAAACTCCAGGCAGTCAATGACCTTATGGCAAAAATAGCTCATGAGGTGAGAAATCCCCTGACAGCAATACAGACTTATATACAGCTGATGCATGAGAAATGCAGTGATGATGAAATGCGCAGCTTTTTTATATCATCTGTAAGTCAGTCAATCTACACGCTTGATAATTTGATTGATAAACTTGTGACTTTTTCCGACACACTGGATTACAATTTTAACAGGGAAGATGTGAATCTTATTATTGACGAAGCTGCGGATCATGTCTCAAAAAATATACCCGAGACACATAAGTTTTCGAGACTTGGAATCGATTCCGAATCCTTTTTTATCAATGCTGATAAAAAACTTCTGATAAAGGCAATTTATTATCTTATTCTCCATATTGTAGACAGGACTCCGCAAGGGACTCTTATTACGATGAGCGCTAAAACAATTATAAAAGACCCTCCCTGTGTGGAGATATCAATAAAATACGATGGGGATGAGTTTACTGATGAGGAAAAGCAAAGTTTGTTAAAGCCTCTGTTGGATATTGATAATCTGGGAACAGAGTTGAATGTGCCAATAAGCCATAAAATTATTGAAAAGCACAATGGCAGTCTTGATATAAAAAGTGACGGTGGGAGCAACACTTTTATCATTAAATTGCCACTAATAGACAGGAGAAGCCCTGCAATTTCGATTGATAAAGGACATTAG